One window of Falco cherrug isolate bFalChe1 chromosome W, bFalChe1.pri, whole genome shotgun sequence genomic DNA carries:
- the LOC129734641 gene encoding ankyrin repeat domain-containing protein 26-like, which translates to MLHFRWESSTDREQDLLYKNQLLQDEIAMLRLELTQFKNLNFICHQKAMLNEDFPENVMNAFACKSSSIVTSLTCKKPTRACLCSCQWEEMQNKRIMKEKIVDYGQEHFNDIFNKLRADTEKQVYLIEERNKDLNAKRTDLREQVFKYETDVVERQGMFGQLQQELAAALKKQSMPEASLEVTTRYHSDLEREKLRLQKELEKTVKTKTQKQNMLALTSKDLHSTWEEHLKSRSHLEERVAQLDEEKAELLQQVDELSQQLEIEPKKGMQLEAQNHDLREELSTMRGNHEKLEKSKSQLKEEVANLKHHMETNMVDRSQIEQSKREVEE; encoded by the exons ATGTTGCACTTCCGTTGG GAATCCAGCACTGATAGAGAACAGGATCTGTTGTACAAGAATCAGTTACTACAAGATGAGATTGCTATGCTAAGGCTAGAACTCACTCAA TTCAAGAACTTGAACTTCATTTGTCATCAGAAAGCAATGCTGAACGAAGATTTCCCAGAGAACGTGATGAATGCCTTTGCTTGCAAGTCGAGCTCCATCGTGACCTCTCTGACGTGCAAGAAACCAACAAGagcttgtctctgcagctgt CaatgggaagagatgcagaacaagaggatcatgaaagaaaaaatagtggaTTATGGGCAGGAgcattttaatgacattttcaacaaacttagagctgatacagaaaagcaagtttatctAATAGAAGAGCGAAACAAGGATTTAAATGCCAAGCGTACTGATTTAAGGGAACAAGTCTTTAAATACGAGACTGACGTAGTAGAAAGACAG GGCATGTTTggacaactgcagcaggagcttgctGCTGCACTTAAAAAGCAATCTATGCCAGAAGCTTCACTTGAAGTTACTACACGCTACCACAGTGACCTGGAGAGAGAGAAGCTGCGCTTGCAAAAGGAGTTGGAAAAAACGGTGAAAACTAAG acgcagaagcagaacatgctGGCTCTGACATCCAAGGACTTGCACAGCACGTGGGAGGAGCACTTGAAGTCAAGATCCCACCTTGAAGAGCGCGTTGCTCAGCTGGACGAGGAGAAGGCTGAACTGTTGCAACAG GTTGATGaactttcccagcagctggagatagAGCCTAAAAAAGGCATGCAGCTAGAAGCACAAAATCATGATTTGCGAGAGGAGTTGTCCACCATGCGTGGGAACCATGAAAAACTGGAGAAGAGCAAAAGCCAGCTGAAAGAAGAGGTGGCTAATCTCAAACACCATATGGAGACTAACATGGTGGATCGCAGCCAAATAGAACAATCCAAAAGAGAGGTGGAAGAGTGA